In Deltaproteobacteria bacterium, the genomic window CTGCCCACTTTTAGCAATACGAAGGTTCCTGGACCAAATTGTTGCAGCGCCTGGTCTACTACCTGAATATCGTTCTTATCGATAATGACTCGCCCATCGGAAGTAACTGCAACAAACTCTCCTTGGTGTTGCGCTTCTAAAGGCCTAATGAAACGCTCATAGAGTGCTTCATGACTTGTTTCGACCATCGCAGACCTCGCTTTTATAACCGCCTCGTTTAGACCTACCACGTGCTCACCTGTTCAGCAATTTCAGTTGTCTCCCGGACAAGTGACTACTGTCAAGCCATGCCCCATCTATCTTCCCTCAAAGCGTTCCGCTAGTACGAGAAAAACACACATCTCGCATGAGGAGGGAGCGTGCCATGAAGGCAGTGCAGTTTCACCAACTTGGTGGCCCAGAAGTCTTGAAGTATGAAGATATTGATGTCCCTGAGCCCCGCAAAGGCTGGGTGCGGATCAAGACCCACGCGATCGGCATTAACTTTGCGGATAATTTTTTCCGCCAAGGGACATATTTGATCAAGCCAAAACTGCCGGACATTCCAGGGATGGAAGCCGCAGGAGTCATCGATGCGGTTGGCCCTGAGGTTACCAACCTCAAACCAGGAATGCGGGTCACGTCTATTGGTGTCAAAACCTACGCTGAGTACTGCACTGTCTCTGCCGCACAAGTGATCCCGTTGCCGGATTTCGTCAGCTATGAAGATGGCGTCGCGTTTCCGATTCAAACTTTGACTGCGTATCACATGTTGCACACTTCGCATCAGACAACAGCGGGACAAACGGTCCTTGTTCACTCTGCCGCAGGTGGTGTGGGTATCGTGGCGGTGCAAATTGCCAAAGCTGCCGGTGCTCGTGTTATTGGCACGGTCTCCAGTGACAGCAAGATTGACTTAGTGAAGCAGTACGGCGCAGATGCCGTTATCAATTACGAGAAGCATGACTTTTCGGCGGAAGCCAAAAAACTCACTGACGGTAAAGGGGTCGATCTGATTCTTGATGCCGTCGGCAAACCTACGTTGGAAAAAGGTATTCAATGCTTAAGTCCCTTCGGCCACCTCATTCTGTACGGACGTGCAGGCGGGCCTCCTGATCCACTAAACCTCATGAGCCTCTTTCAGAACTCACTCAAAGTGAGTGGATTCGTTCTCTATACGGTCTCGGCGATGCCTGACAAACACAAAGAGGGGATTGAGAAGTCGTTCCAACTGATGGGGCAGGGGAAACTCAAGATGCTCATCGGTAAGAAGTTCGCGCTTGCTGATGCGGCTGAGGCTCATCGGCATATGGAGTCACGTGGGTCGGTGGGGAAGTTGGTGCTGATTCCGTAATGACAGGTAGGGGCGTAGTGCTATACGCCCTTACGATCTCGGAGAGTAGCCAACCATGTGTCGTGCACTGGCCTACCTGGGCCAACCAGTTCTGCTTGATCACTTGCTGTATGGACCAGATAACTCGCTGGTCAAGCAGACGTACATGCCAAAAATGCTCCGCATGTTGAACCTGGCTGGATTTGGTCTCAATGCTTGGGATCTCACATCCTATGATCCAGAGACTCCATTCAGCTACGTTTCCACCGCACTTCCGATCTTTGACCGGAACCTCAAAGGGCTTGCTCGAAAAATCAAGGCTAATTGTGTGTTAGCCCACGTACGTGGTGTTGCCTATAGCCCAGAGGTTGAGATCGCGCCACAAAATGTCCATCCCTTCCACTTCCCGGGAACCAAGCTGTGGATGGCGCATAATGGTGACCTCGCGCGGTTCCGTGAGATGAAGCCGTTTCTTGCCGAGCATCTTCATCCTCAGATTGCTCAGTTCATTAGTGGCAGCACTGATAGTGAATGGATCTATGCCCTGTTGCTCTCTCAACTCGGAAATCCAATGGCGTATCCTGAGGGTGGTGAGCTTCAACAGGCGATTGAACGCGTTCTCGGCCTCATCAGGCAGGTGCGTGAGCGCTGCGGCATTACGACGTCTTCATTTGTGAATCTGTTTATTACGACAGGGATAGAGATCGTTGCAGTTCGGTATTGTTTTGATTTTGGCTGTTACGCGACGGAAATCGATGCTCTTCATGAACTCAATTTTTCGTTTCTCAGTTTGTGGTACACCTGTGGCGCAGAGTATGGCTTACATGATGGAGAATGGAAGATGATCGGTGGCAGCAAGACAGCTGATTCAATCATGATTGCGTCTGAGCCGTTGACGCGCGATACCACGGCCTGGATCGAGGTGCCAGAATACAGTCTGTTATATGCAGACATGCGCAAGAGCCATCGAACGGTGGAAACACATTATCTTGAGCACTAGTATTGTGTCTCATCACTTCGTGAGCAGTTGTAGGGCGCGTGGTACGCGCCCTACGATTTCACCGCTAATGAGCGTGCGAGACACGGTACTAAGTATGATCTTTCTTGCGACGATCACGAAGCGCGGACTGACTCAGTGCTCGTACTAAATGGTTGTTTGCCCGTGCGAAGTTCGCCAGCAGCCCTTGCAAGATGGCACGTTGAAATTTTGTCGCGGTCCGGGTGGTGGCGGTAAAGAAGTGATCAAAGGAGGGCTTTTGCAGTTCGAGCAAGGTCGTGTGACTGCGCGTAACGGCCACGGCTTCGTGCGGAGCGTCTTCGATCAAGGCGAGTTGGCCGCAAATATGACCCGGACCTAACACATGCAGAGGATAATGCCGGGTCGTACCGCTCAAAAGTTCGACTGCCCCACGAATAATGATGAAACACGATTGGCCTGGATTGCCATGTCGGAACAATATGTGTTGCCGTGGGAGCTCGAGAACGGTCG contains:
- a CDS encoding quinone oxidoreductase, with product MRRERAMKAVQFHQLGGPEVLKYEDIDVPEPRKGWVRIKTHAIGINFADNFFRQGTYLIKPKLPDIPGMEAAGVIDAVGPEVTNLKPGMRVTSIGVKTYAEYCTVSAAQVIPLPDFVSYEDGVAFPIQTLTAYHMLHTSHQTTAGQTVLVHSAAGGVGIVAVQIAKAAGARVIGTVSSDSKIDLVKQYGADAVINYEKHDFSAEAKKLTDGKGVDLILDAVGKPTLEKGIQCLSPFGHLILYGRAGGPPDPLNLMSLFQNSLKVSGFVLYTVSAMPDKHKEGIEKSFQLMGQGKLKMLIGKKFALADAAEAHRHMESRGSVGKLVLIP
- a CDS encoding class II glutamine amidotransferase; this encodes MCRALAYLGQPVLLDHLLYGPDNSLVKQTYMPKMLRMLNLAGFGLNAWDLTSYDPETPFSYVSTALPIFDRNLKGLARKIKANCVLAHVRGVAYSPEVEIAPQNVHPFHFPGTKLWMAHNGDLARFREMKPFLAEHLHPQIAQFISGSTDSEWIYALLLSQLGNPMAYPEGGELQQAIERVLGLIRQVRERCGITTSSFVNLFITTGIEIVAVRYCFDFGCYATEIDALHELNFSFLSLWYTCGAEYGLHDGEWKMIGGSKTADSIMIASEPLTRDTTAWIEVPEYSLLYADMRKSHRTVETHYLEH